A window of the Lysinibacillus irui genome harbors these coding sequences:
- a CDS encoding spore coat protein CotJB: protein MTKKMPPEFYKQLEEIQAIDFVIVELNLYLDTHPHDYDAIQQFNENTEKSMKLKIDFEQKYGPLMNFGRSYSNYPFNWIDTPWPWQV, encoded by the coding sequence ATGACTAAAAAGATGCCACCAGAATTTTATAAACAATTAGAAGAAATTCAGGCAATTGATTTCGTCATCGTTGAATTAAACCTCTATTTAGACACCCATCCACACGATTATGATGCCATTCAGCAATTTAATGAAAATACAGAGAAAAGTATGAAGCTCAAAATTGATTTTGAACAAAAATATGGACCGCTCATGAATTTTGGGAGAAGTTATTCGAATTATCCTTTTAACTGGATTGATACACCATGGCCATGGCAAGTCTAA
- a CDS encoding spore coat associated protein CotJA, with protein MFTQYKYWKPYISPFDPCKPIEVKYYSTPPQLYMGFQPPGLPQFQTPREALMAGTLWPQLFSPYPIPLKRRDEA; from the coding sequence ATGTTTACACAGTATAAGTATTGGAAGCCTTATATTAGCCCCTTTGATCCCTGTAAGCCCATAGAAGTAAAGTATTATTCAACGCCACCACAACTATATATGGGTTTTCAACCACCCGGACTACCACAATTCCAAACCCCAAGGGAAGCTTTAATGGCTGGAACACTATGGCCCCAATTATTTAGCCCATACCCAATTCCCCTAAAAAGGAGGGATGAAGCATGA
- the deoC gene encoding deoxyribose-phosphate aldolase translates to MEQNFARMIDHTLLKAEATKEQIETLCAEAKQFNFASVCVNPTWVKHSSELLQGSDVLVCTVIGFPLGANTPAVKAFEVKDAIANGAKEVDMVINIGALKDKNYELVQADIAAVVEAAKGHALVKVIIETCLLTDEEKVKACELAVAAGADYVKTSTGFSTGGATAEDIALMRKTVGPELGVKASGGVRSLEDMKKMVEAGATRIGASSGVAIMNGLIADSNY, encoded by the coding sequence ATGGAACAAAATTTTGCGCGTATGATTGATCATACATTATTAAAGGCTGAGGCAACAAAAGAACAAATTGAAACATTATGTGCAGAGGCTAAACAATTTAATTTTGCTTCTGTTTGTGTAAATCCAACGTGGGTTAAACACAGCAGCGAGCTATTACAAGGTTCAGACGTTTTAGTTTGTACCGTTATTGGTTTCCCATTAGGTGCTAATACACCAGCTGTTAAAGCATTTGAAGTAAAAGATGCAATTGCAAACGGTGCAAAAGAAGTAGATATGGTTATTAATATCGGCGCATTAAAGGATAAGAACTACGAACTGGTACAAGCTGATATTGCGGCAGTAGTGGAAGCAGCAAAAGGTCATGCACTTGTAAAAGTGATTATTGAAACTTGTTTATTAACAGATGAAGAAAAAGTGAAAGCATGTGAACTAGCGGTAGCTGCGGGTGCTGACTATGTGAAAACATCTACAGGTTTCTCTACTGGTGGCGCAACAGCAGAAGATATTGCGCTTATGCGTAAAACAGTAGGTCCTGAACTGGGCGTTAAAGCTTCAGGTGGTGTTCGTAGCTTAGAAGACATGAAAAAAATGGTGGAAGCTGGTGCTACGCGTATTGGGGCAAGCTCTGGTGTGGCCATTATGAACGGTTTAATTGCTGATTCTAACTATTAA
- the mtaB gene encoding tRNA (N(6)-L-threonylcarbamoyladenosine(37)-C(2))-methylthiotransferase MtaB, translated as MSNERSKIVSFHTLGCKVNHYETEAIWQLFKEEGYDRTEFDQQADVYVINTCTVTNTGDKKSRQVIRRAIRQNPDAVICVTGCYAQTSPAEIMAIPGVDIVVGTQDRTKLLGYIEQYRAERQPINAVRNIMKNRVYEELDVPTFTDRTRASLKIQEGCNNFCTFCIIPWARGLMRSRDPQEVLHQAQQLVDAGYLEIVLTGIHTGGYGQDLKDYNLAQLLRDLEANVKGLKRLRISSIEASQLTDEVIEVLRESKIVVNHLHIPIQSGSDTVLKRMRRKYTMEFFGERLTKLHEALPDLAVTSDVIVGFPGETEEEFMDTYNFIRDHKFSELHVFPFSPRTGTPAARMEDQIDEDIKNERVHRLIALNDQLAKEYASRFEDQVLEVIPEEFVHDGSKEEGLLTGYTDNYLKVVFEGPENLIGQLVKVKITQAGYPHSKGQFVRVLETVN; from the coding sequence ATGAGTAACGAGCGATCAAAAATCGTGAGTTTCCATACTCTAGGTTGTAAAGTAAATCATTACGAAACAGAGGCAATTTGGCAGCTGTTTAAAGAAGAAGGCTATGATCGTACAGAATTTGATCAACAGGCAGACGTTTACGTCATTAATACATGTACAGTTACGAATACTGGAGATAAAAAATCTCGTCAGGTTATTCGTCGAGCAATCCGCCAAAATCCGGATGCAGTTATTTGTGTAACAGGATGCTATGCTCAAACATCCCCTGCAGAAATTATGGCTATCCCTGGTGTCGATATCGTTGTCGGAACACAAGATCGTACGAAATTACTTGGTTATATTGAACAATATCGTGCGGAACGTCAACCGATTAATGCTGTACGTAATATTATGAAAAACCGTGTATACGAAGAATTGGATGTACCTACATTTACAGACCGTACACGTGCTTCATTAAAAATCCAAGAAGGCTGTAACAATTTCTGTACATTTTGTATTATTCCTTGGGCGCGCGGCTTAATGCGTTCTCGTGACCCACAAGAAGTATTACATCAAGCACAGCAATTAGTTGACGCTGGTTATCTTGAAATTGTCTTAACCGGTATTCATACAGGTGGCTATGGACAAGATTTAAAAGATTATAATCTTGCTCAATTACTACGTGATTTAGAAGCTAATGTGAAAGGCTTAAAGCGTCTTCGTATTTCATCTATTGAGGCTAGTCAATTAACGGATGAAGTAATTGAAGTACTACGTGAATCAAAGATTGTCGTGAATCATTTACATATTCCGATTCAATCTGGTTCTGATACAGTATTAAAACGTATGCGTCGTAAATATACAATGGAATTCTTTGGTGAGCGCTTAACAAAATTACATGAGGCTCTACCTGATTTAGCTGTTACTTCCGATGTAATCGTTGGGTTCCCTGGCGAGACAGAAGAAGAGTTTATGGACACATATAACTTTATCCGTGATCATAAATTCTCTGAGCTACACGTTTTCCCATTCTCTCCTCGTACAGGAACTCCAGCTGCACGTATGGAAGATCAAATTGATGAAGACATTAAAAATGAACGTGTCCATCGACTCATCGCTTTAAACGATCAACTAGCAAAAGAGTATGCTTCTCGTTTTGAAGATCAAGTGCTAGAAGTTATTCCTGAAGAATTTGTGCATGATGGCAGTAAAGAAGAAGGCCTTCTAACAGGCTATACAGACAACTACTTAAAAGTAGTTTTTGAGGGTCCAGAAAATCTAATCGGACAACTTGTAAAAGTAAAAATTACACAAGCAGGCTACCCTCACTCAAAAGGACAATTTGTACGTGTTTTAGAAACAGTTAATTAA
- a CDS encoding CsxC family protein: MSDQLESQFQPCPVTSTEQIPLTNEITPVVTTPVTTPTIKVPVVLAEPTLQIVVESDITLSPAATEIKRVKKNVFLNQVKLVPVSFARIAGTDFFRVTRAKLFVAGHIRKNIEYASSACNGALRDRIADVPFSGFTDLIFPQAPGGATPILGISEFAEANFLNERTQMDARLDKAFFQNLVKYNEQPFGELVAANFFELDFSPIMAAPEGTFSTLREKIVLELTVKVLQVQQIRLGAGSSVITPVLLGLTPPPSP, encoded by the coding sequence TTGAGCGATCAATTAGAAAGTCAATTTCAACCTTGTCCTGTAACATCAACTGAACAAATTCCATTAACGAATGAGATTACACCCGTAGTCACTACACCAGTTACAACACCAACTATTAAAGTTCCGGTTGTACTGGCAGAACCAACATTGCAAATTGTTGTCGAGTCGGATATTACACTTAGCCCTGCTGCAACAGAAATCAAACGAGTGAAAAAGAATGTCTTCTTAAATCAAGTAAAACTAGTACCAGTTAGCTTTGCTCGTATTGCTGGCACTGATTTCTTTAGAGTAACAAGAGCTAAATTATTTGTAGCAGGACATATTCGGAAAAATATTGAATATGCTTCATCAGCATGTAATGGAGCACTTCGAGACAGAATTGCAGACGTACCGTTTTCAGGTTTTACAGACCTTATTTTCCCACAAGCACCTGGTGGAGCTACACCAATCCTAGGCATTTCCGAGTTTGCGGAAGCGAACTTCCTTAATGAAAGAACGCAAATGGATGCACGATTAGATAAGGCATTCTTCCAAAATCTCGTTAAATACAATGAACAACCATTTGGTGAGTTAGTAGCAGCAAACTTCTTCGAACTTGATTTTTCACCAATTATGGCAGCTCCTGAAGGAACATTCAGCACATTACGTGAAAAAATTGTCTTAGAACTTACTGTAAAAGTATTGCAAGTTCAGCAAATTCGTCTTGGTGCTGGCAGCAGTGTAATAACGCCAGTTCTCTTAGGACTTACACCTCCTCCTAGTCCTTGA
- a CDS encoding BC_2427 family protein, with the protein MATPWINFREMKEISSKQNKYSEWTYQTKIDHESPLEPTYNGDTNAFDEIGDISILAEESTLTDHVISNEELPILTDTIIEEEHEHHPNFEHFREDASLAEQLASNEELPIDKETNVAQEKDHPLAISESHTEVILTEQLANHEEQFIYIDDHLQANDGSLPEELTITEQLIIHEEQPLFTETNSEEEYDHPSHIEKCLPEEPTISEQLTSNEGLHIPIEPIVEENNEQFQHIDADHVEDLIKDQIASNQELASPTESNDTEENDYLPNSNENVSEEQGLTTQADSNLKFPNKALPEVEHNIHIDDIEKLKSNNPPDLDKASPTSKQGEVYTTTKKSPFSTFVEITDFLHAPIYGENVQQFTFEFLDLQDDLTPQLETKLFHTIRDYPEQPNYRLVRSNINQMISLIRTDKNDKKNKYRHPCKSGVVPLHNSQTIHKGETNSYSSDSFIHIRVPVVLGEYKIEICMEEYIAFDEGIKEVKEITNEVLLSDYRFVPIYKSQTSDNGTCTVLKGNLFIEGYIQHNIEYTVSNKPIETDIHPNQLCQNIVLELVIHMLQVQKIKVLFDGEGFGGL; encoded by the coding sequence ATGGCAACTCCATGGATTAACTTTAGAGAGATGAAGGAAATATCCTCTAAACAAAATAAATATAGTGAGTGGACGTATCAGACTAAAATAGATCACGAATCACCATTAGAACCTACTTATAACGGAGATACTAATGCATTTGATGAAATAGGGGATATATCAATACTTGCAGAGGAATCCACTTTAACAGACCATGTAATCTCTAATGAAGAGCTACCCATACTTACTGATACGATTATTGAGGAAGAACACGAACATCATCCAAATTTTGAGCACTTCAGGGAGGATGCTAGCTTAGCTGAACAATTAGCATCTAATGAAGAGCTACCAATAGATAAAGAAACAAATGTTGCGCAAGAAAAAGACCATCCCCTAGCTATCAGTGAGAGCCACACAGAAGTGATCTTAACGGAACAATTAGCTAACCATGAAGAGCAATTCATATATATAGACGACCATCTCCAAGCGAACGATGGAAGTCTCCCGGAGGAACTGACAATAACCGAGCAACTAATCATCCATGAAGAACAACCTCTATTTACAGAAACCAATTCTGAGGAAGAATACGACCACCCCTCACATATCGAGAAGTGTCTACCGGAGGAACCAACCATATCAGAGCAACTCACCTCCAATGAAGGGCTTCACATACCTATCGAACCGATAGTAGAGGAGAACAACGAACAATTTCAACATATCGATGCGGACCATGTCGAGGATTTAATTAAAGATCAGATAGCCTCCAATCAAGAACTAGCAAGTCCTACAGAATCAAATGATACGGAAGAAAATGACTATCTACCAAATAGTAATGAGAACGTGTCTGAAGAACAAGGTTTAACAACTCAAGCAGACAGTAATCTAAAATTCCCCAATAAAGCTCTTCCTGAGGTTGAACATAATATACATATAGATGACATAGAAAAATTAAAGTCAAACAATCCACCAGATCTTGATAAGGCGAGTCCAACCTCTAAACAAGGGGAAGTATACACCACAACCAAAAAAAGTCCCTTTTCCACCTTTGTAGAAATTACCGATTTTCTTCATGCTCCTATTTATGGTGAAAATGTTCAACAGTTTACATTTGAATTTCTTGATTTACAAGACGATCTAACACCTCAACTTGAAACTAAGTTATTCCACACGATTAGGGATTACCCTGAACAACCTAATTATCGTTTGGTTCGCTCCAACATTAATCAAATGATTTCTTTAATAAGGACTGATAAAAATGATAAAAAAAATAAGTATCGTCATCCGTGTAAATCAGGAGTAGTTCCCTTACATAACTCGCAAACAATTCACAAAGGAGAAACTAACTCTTATTCCTCTGATTCTTTTATACATATACGAGTTCCTGTTGTGCTAGGGGAATACAAAATAGAAATATGTATGGAGGAATATATAGCTTTTGATGAAGGTATTAAAGAAGTTAAAGAGATCACAAATGAGGTGCTACTGTCCGATTATAGATTTGTACCTATTTATAAATCTCAGACATCAGATAATGGAACATGTACGGTATTAAAGGGGAATTTATTTATAGAAGGTTATATACAGCACAATATTGAGTATACAGTGTCTAATAAGCCCATTGAGACAGACATTCATCCCAATCAATTGTGTCAAAATATAGTATTAGAATTAGTTATCCATATGCTACAAGTCCAAAAAATTAAAGTCTTATTTGACGGGGAAGGTTTTGGAGGATTATAG
- a CDS encoding CsxC family protein, which yields MSEQFINQIQPCPVTSTEQIPLTNEITPLVTTPLTTPTIKIPVVLAEPTLQIVVESDITLSPAATEIKRVKKHVFLNQVKLVPVSFARIAGTDFFRVTRAKLFVAGHIRKNIEYASSACNGALQDRIADVPFSGFTELFFPQATGGATPILGISEFAEANFLNERTQMDARLDKAFFQNLVKYNEQPFGELVAANFFELDFSPIMAAPEEAFSTLREKIVLELTVKVLQVQQIRLGAGSSVVTPVLPGLTPPATPIVPEIIPPTESC from the coding sequence TTGAGTGAACAATTTATTAATCAGATTCAACCTTGTCCAGTAACATCTACTGAACAAATACCGTTAACGAATGAGATTACGCCGCTAGTCACTACACCGCTTACGACGCCAACTATTAAAATTCCAGTTGTACTGGCAGAACCAACACTGCAAATCGTTGTCGAGTCGGATATTACGCTTAGTCCTGCAGCAACAGAAATCAAACGAGTGAAAAAGCATGTCTTTCTAAATCAAGTGAAACTGGTACCGGTTAGCTTTGCACGGATTGCTGGCACGGATTTCTTTAGAGTAACACGAGCTAAATTATTTGTAGCAGGACATATTCGGAAAAATATTGAATATGCTTCATCAGCATGTAATGGAGCACTTCAGGATAGAATTGCTGATGTTCCGTTTTCAGGTTTTACAGAACTATTTTTCCCACAAGCAACTGGTGGCGCTACTCCAATCTTAGGTATTTCCGAGTTTGCGGAGGCAAACTTCCTTAATGAAAGAACGCAAATGGATGCTCGATTAGATAAGGCTTTCTTCCAAAATCTCGTTAAATACAATGAACAACCATTTGGTGAATTAGTAGCAGCCAACTTCTTTGAACTTGATTTTTCACCGATTATGGCAGCTCCTGAAGAAGCATTCAGCACATTACGTGAAAAAATTGTATTAGAACTTACTGTAAAAGTATTGCAAGTTCAACAAATCCGTTTGGGCGCTGGAAGTAGTGTAGTAACACCTGTTCTTCCAGGGCTTACTCCACCAGCAACACCAATTGTCCCTGAAATTATTCCTCCTACTGAGTCTTGTTAA
- a CDS encoding 16S rRNA (uracil(1498)-N(3))-methyltransferase, giving the protein MQRYFIETAIENARISGEDARHIERVMRMKQGDKIVVVAQNTAHICTIEGFDNDEIVIEATGQTIPSPELPIQVTVACGLPKGDKLELITQKATELGMFALLPFEAERSIVKWDKKKGAKKQERLQKIAKEAAEQAHRTHIPVVFEPIGFKQLLQQIDLFDAVFIADEEDAKADERTRFADKLKNVDDKKSKSMLIIFGPEGGISRHESEALIQAGAQTMSLGPRILRAETAPLYALSAISYEFE; this is encoded by the coding sequence ATGCAACGTTATTTTATTGAGACAGCCATAGAAAATGCACGTATTAGTGGAGAAGATGCACGCCATATTGAGCGAGTGATGCGTATGAAACAGGGCGACAAAATCGTTGTTGTTGCACAAAATACAGCTCATATTTGTACAATTGAAGGGTTTGATAATGATGAAATCGTAATTGAAGCGACAGGTCAAACGATTCCTTCACCAGAGCTACCGATTCAAGTAACAGTAGCTTGTGGCTTGCCAAAGGGCGATAAGCTAGAGCTGATTACGCAAAAAGCAACAGAGCTCGGAATGTTTGCTTTATTACCATTTGAAGCCGAGCGTTCCATTGTGAAATGGGACAAGAAAAAAGGAGCAAAAAAGCAGGAACGATTACAAAAGATTGCTAAAGAGGCAGCTGAACAAGCTCATCGTACACATATTCCAGTAGTTTTTGAACCAATTGGATTTAAGCAACTGTTACAACAAATAGACCTTTTTGATGCCGTTTTTATCGCAGATGAAGAAGATGCCAAGGCTGATGAGCGGACAAGATTTGCGGACAAGCTAAAAAATGTCGATGATAAGAAATCAAAATCAATGTTGATTATTTTTGGGCCAGAGGGAGGCATCTCTCGTCATGAGTCTGAAGCTCTAATACAAGCAGGTGCTCAAACGATGTCATTAGGGCCAAGAATTTTACGTGCAGAAACAGCGCCACTATATGCGTTGTCTGCCATATCCTATGAATTCGAATAA
- the prmA gene encoding 50S ribosomal protein L11 methyltransferase has protein sequence MKWSELSIHTKNEAVEAISNILHEAGASGVVIEDSAEFAKPREDQYGEIYALNEEDFPKDGVIVKAYLSESSFLNETVEEIKAAITNLTNFNIDIGENVVSIVEVNEEDWATAWKQYYHPVKISERFTIVPTWEDYTPVSTDELIIELDPGMAFGTGTHPTTVMCLQGLEKVIKEGDTVVDIGTGSGVLSIGAALLGAKSVHALDLDEVAVRSAQENVALNKVEDKVAVFHGNLLDTVKEPADVVVANILAEIIMSFTDDAYTIVKPGGLYVTSGIIGAKRDDVKAALEASGFVIEEVLLMEDWVAIIARRPL, from the coding sequence GTGAAGTGGTCAGAATTATCCATTCATACAAAAAATGAAGCGGTAGAAGCAATTTCGAATATTTTGCATGAAGCAGGTGCAAGTGGTGTTGTCATCGAAGATTCTGCAGAATTTGCGAAGCCACGTGAGGATCAATATGGTGAAATTTACGCGCTAAATGAAGAGGATTTTCCGAAAGATGGCGTGATTGTCAAAGCTTATTTATCGGAGTCTAGCTTTTTAAATGAAACTGTCGAAGAAATTAAAGCAGCTATCACAAATTTAACAAACTTTAACATCGATATCGGTGAAAATGTAGTATCCATTGTTGAAGTCAACGAAGAAGATTGGGCAACTGCCTGGAAGCAATACTACCATCCTGTCAAAATTTCTGAACGCTTTACTATCGTACCAACATGGGAAGATTATACGCCTGTTTCTACAGATGAATTGATTATTGAGTTAGATCCTGGCATGGCGTTCGGTACAGGTACACACCCTACTACAGTGATGTGTTTACAAGGACTTGAAAAAGTCATTAAAGAAGGGGATACAGTAGTCGATATTGGAACAGGATCAGGTGTATTATCTATTGGAGCAGCATTACTTGGTGCCAAAAGTGTGCATGCTCTCGATTTAGACGAGGTAGCTGTACGCTCAGCACAAGAAAATGTTGCCTTAAATAAAGTAGAAGATAAAGTAGCGGTATTCCATGGGAACTTATTAGATACAGTAAAAGAACCAGCAGATGTGGTTGTAGCTAATATTTTGGCAGAGATCATTATGTCCTTCACAGACGACGCTTATACAATTGTGAAACCAGGTGGATTATATGTCACTTCAGGCATCATCGGGGCAAAACGTGATGATGTAAAAGCAGCACTTGAAGCTTCAGGCTTCGTTATTGAAGAAGTATTATTGATGGAAGATTGGGTCGCTATTATTGCCCGTCGACCACTATAA
- the dnaJ gene encoding molecular chaperone DnaJ: protein MEKRDYYEVLGLTKSASKDEIKKAYRKLSKQYHPDLNKEPGADEKFKEIAEAYEVLSDDQKKARYDQFGHEDPNAGFGGGFGGGGFGGFEDIFSSFFGGGGRRQDPNAPRKGDDLQYRMNIKFEEAIFGKETEIEIPKDETCETCHGSGAKPGTQPETCSTCNGAGQINQAVDTPFGRMMNRRTCSTCHGTGKIIKEKCSTCRGEGKVQKRKKIKVTIPAGVDDGQQIRVSGQGEPGINGGPAGDLYIMFRVQGHNEFERDGDDIYFELKLTFPQAALGDEIEVPTVHGKVKLRIPAGTQSGAQFRLKDKGVKNVHGYGMGNQYVTVKVMTPEKLTERQKQLLREFAEISGDIPEEQGSSLFDKIKKKFQGE, encoded by the coding sequence ATGGAGAAACGCGATTATTACGAGGTGCTTGGTTTAACAAAATCGGCTTCAAAAGATGAGATTAAAAAAGCATACCGTAAATTATCAAAACAATATCACCCTGACCTTAATAAAGAGCCAGGTGCAGATGAAAAATTCAAAGAAATCGCTGAAGCATATGAAGTATTAAGTGATGACCAGAAAAAAGCTCGTTACGACCAATTTGGTCATGAAGATCCGAATGCAGGCTTTGGTGGTGGCTTCGGAGGCGGTGGCTTTGGCGGCTTCGAGGATATTTTCAGCTCATTCTTTGGCGGTGGAGGTCGCCGTCAAGACCCAAATGCGCCACGCAAAGGTGATGACCTGCAATATCGCATGAACATAAAATTTGAAGAAGCTATTTTTGGGAAAGAAACAGAAATAGAAATCCCGAAAGATGAAACGTGTGAAACATGTCATGGTTCAGGAGCTAAACCAGGTACACAGCCTGAAACATGTTCAACATGTAATGGTGCTGGACAAATCAATCAAGCAGTAGATACACCATTTGGTCGTATGATGAACCGTCGTACATGTTCAACTTGTCATGGTACAGGTAAAATCATAAAAGAAAAATGTTCAACTTGTCGTGGAGAAGGAAAAGTCCAAAAACGCAAAAAAATTAAAGTGACGATTCCAGCTGGTGTTGATGATGGTCAACAAATTCGTGTATCTGGTCAAGGTGAACCAGGTATAAATGGTGGACCTGCAGGGGATTTATATATTATGTTCCGTGTCCAAGGTCACAATGAATTTGAACGTGATGGGGACGATATTTACTTCGAGCTAAAATTAACATTCCCACAAGCAGCACTAGGGGACGAAATTGAAGTGCCAACAGTTCATGGTAAAGTTAAATTACGTATCCCAGCTGGTACACAGTCAGGCGCTCAATTCCGTCTAAAAGATAAAGGTGTTAAAAATGTTCATGGCTATGGTATGGGTAATCAATACGTAACGGTGAAAGTCATGACACCAGAAAAATTAACGGAGAGACAAAAGCAATTACTACGAGAATTTGCAGAAATTAGTGGCGATATTCCTGAAGAACAGGGTAGTTCACTATTTGATAAAATTAAGAAAAAATTCCAAGGTGAATAA
- the dnaK gene encoding molecular chaperone DnaK: MSKIIGIDLGTTNSCVSVLEGGEPKVIPNPEGNRTTPSVVAFKNGERQVGEVAKRQSVTNPNTIISIKSKMGTAEKVTVEDKDYTPQEVSAMILQYLKGYAEDYLGEKVTKAVITVPAYFNDAQRQATKDAGKIAGLEVERIINEPTAAALAYGLDKQDQDQKVLVFDLGGGTFDVSILELGDGVFEVLATAGDNKLGGDDFDDAIIEYLVAEFKKENGIDLSKDKMAMQRLKDAAEKAKKDLSGVTSTQISLPFITAGEAGPLHLEISLTRAKFDEITLPLVNRTVGPVRQALSDAGLSTSEIDQVILVGGSTRIPAVQEAVRKETGKEPHRGVNPDEVVAMGAAVQGGVLTGDVKDVVLLDVTPLSLGIETMGGVFTKLIDRNTTIPTSKSQVFSTAADNQPAVDIHVLQGERSMAADNKTLGRFQLADIPPAPRGVPQIEVTFDIDKNGIVSVKAKDLGTNKEQTIVIQSDSGLSDEEIERMVKDAEANAEADAKRKEEADLRNEADQLVFQVDKTIADLGEQITEDEKKSVEDARDELKKALEAGELEGIKAAKEKLEGVLQPLVMKVYEQAAAAAQAAQGGEAGADTGAGKKDDGVVDAEFEEVKDDK, encoded by the coding sequence ATGAGCAAAATTATTGGTATTGACTTAGGAACAACAAACTCTTGCGTTTCTGTACTTGAAGGTGGAGAACCAAAAGTAATTCCAAACCCAGAAGGAAACCGTACTACACCATCTGTTGTTGCCTTTAAAAATGGTGAACGTCAAGTTGGTGAAGTAGCGAAACGTCAATCAGTTACAAACCCTAATACAATCATTTCTATTAAATCAAAAATGGGTACAGCTGAAAAAGTAACAGTGGAAGATAAAGATTATACACCACAAGAAGTATCTGCTATGATTCTTCAATACTTAAAAGGCTACGCGGAAGACTACTTAGGAGAAAAAGTAACAAAAGCTGTTATTACAGTTCCTGCTTACTTTAACGATGCACAACGCCAAGCGACTAAAGATGCTGGTAAAATCGCAGGTCTTGAAGTAGAGCGTATCATTAACGAACCAACTGCTGCTGCACTAGCTTATGGATTAGACAAACAAGATCAAGATCAAAAAGTATTAGTATTTGACCTTGGTGGTGGTACATTTGACGTATCAATCCTTGAATTAGGTGACGGTGTCTTTGAAGTACTAGCAACTGCTGGTGATAACAAGCTAGGTGGAGATGATTTCGATGATGCAATTATCGAATATCTAGTAGCAGAATTCAAAAAAGAAAATGGTATTGATTTATCAAAAGATAAAATGGCTATGCAACGTCTTAAAGACGCAGCTGAAAAAGCGAAAAAAGATTTATCTGGTGTAACATCAACGCAAATCTCTTTACCGTTCATTACAGCGGGTGAAGCAGGACCTTTACACTTAGAAATCTCTTTAACTCGTGCAAAATTCGATGAAATTACATTACCATTAGTAAACCGTACAGTAGGACCAGTGCGCCAAGCATTATCTGATGCAGGTCTTTCAACTTCAGAAATCGACCAAGTTATTTTAGTTGGTGGTTCAACACGTATTCCAGCAGTACAAGAAGCAGTACGTAAAGAAACTGGTAAAGAACCTCACCGTGGTGTTAACCCAGACGAAGTTGTTGCAATGGGTGCTGCAGTACAAGGTGGCGTACTAACAGGTGATGTAAAAGACGTAGTATTACTTGACGTAACACCACTTTCACTTGGTATTGAAACAATGGGTGGTGTGTTCACGAAGTTAATTGATCGTAACACAACAATCCCTACATCAAAATCACAAGTATTCTCTACAGCAGCAGATAACCAACCAGCAGTAGATATCCATGTTCTACAAGGTGAGCGTTCAATGGCAGCTGACAATAAAACATTAGGTCGCTTCCAATTAGCAGACATTCCACCAGCACCACGTGGTGTACCTCAAATCGAAGTAACATTCGATATTGATAAAAACGGTATCGTATCTGTAAAAGCGAAAGACCTTGGTACAAACAAAGAGCAAACAATTGTAATCCAATCTGATTCCGGATTATCAGACGAAGAAATTGAGCGTATGGTAAAAGACGCAGAGGCGAATGCTGAGGCAGATGCTAAACGTAAAGAAGAAGCAGACCTACGCAATGAAGCTGATCAATTAGTATTCCAAGTGGATAAAACAATTGCTGACTTAGGTGAGCAAATTACAGAAGACGAGAAAAAATCAGTTGAAGATGCTCGTGATGAATTGAAAAAAGCACTTGAAGCTGGTGAATTAGAAGGCATTAAAGCAGCGAAAGAAAAATTAGAAGGCGTATTACAACCATTAGTAATGAAAGTTTACGAACAAGCAGCAGCAGCTGCTCAAGCAGCTCAAGGTGGCGAAGCAGGAGCAGACACTGGTGCAGGTAAAAAAGATGACGGTGTTGTAGATGCTGAATTCGAAGAAGTAAAAGACGATAAATAA